From a region of the Pongo abelii isolate AG06213 chromosome 9, NHGRI_mPonAbe1-v2.0_pri, whole genome shotgun sequence genome:
- the FRMD8 gene encoding FERM domain-containing protein 8 isoform X1, whose amino-acid sequence MDGTEGSAGQPGPAERSHRSSVSSVGARAADVLVYLADDTVVPLAVENLPSLSAHELHRAVREVLQLPDIALDVFALWLVSPLLEVQLKPKHQPYKLGRQWPELLLRFTSAPDNDVAMDEPFLQFRRNVFFPKRRELQIRDEEVLRLLYEEAKGNVLAARYPCDVEDCEALGALVCRVQLGPYQPGRPAACDLREKLDSFLPAHLCKRGQGLFAALRGRGARAGPGEQGLLNAYRQVQEVDSDSGCEAALGTHYRAYLLKCHELPFYGCAFFHGEVDKPAQGFLHRGGRKPVSVAISLEGVHVIDSREKHVLLGLRFQELSWDHTSPEEEEPILWLEFDGDSEGTPVNKLLKIYSKQAELMSSLIEYCIELSQAAEPTGPQDSATGSPSDPSSSPAPVQRPKLRRQGSVVSSRIQHLSTIDYVEDGKGIRRVKPKRTTSFFSRQLSLGQGSYTVVQPGDSLEQG is encoded by the exons ATGGACGGGACGGAAGGCAGTGCCGGGCAGCCCGGCCCCGCTGAGCGGTCCCACCGAAGCAGCGTGTCCTCcgtgggagcccgag CGGCTGACGTGCTGGTATACCTGGCGGATGACACGGTGGTGCCCCTGGCTGTGGAGAACCTGCCCTCGCTCAGTGCCCATGAGCTGCACCGCGCCGTCCGCGAGGTCCTGCAGCTTCCAGACATTGCCCTGGATGTCTTCGCGCTCTGGCTGGTCTCCCCTCTGCTGG AGGTGCAGCTGAAACCCAAGCACCAGCCCTACAAGCTGGGACGCCAGTGGCCAGAGCTGCTGCTGCGCTTCACCAGTGCCCCGGACAACGACGTGGCCATGG ATGAGCCTTTCCTGCAGTTCCGAAGGAACGTGTTCTTCCCAAAGCGGCGGGAGCTCCAG ATCCGTGACGAGGAGGTCCTGCGGCTGCTCTATGAGGAAGCCAAGGGCAACGTGCTGGCTGCACGGTACCCGTGCGACGTGGAGGACTGCGAGGCTCTGGGCGCCCTGGTGTGCCGCGTGCAGCTCGGGCCCTACCAGCCCGGCCGGCCGGCAGCCTGCGACCTGAG GGAGAAGCTGGACTCCTTCCTCCCTGCTCACCTCTGTAAGCGGGGCCAGGGTCTCTTTGCTGCCCTCCGGGGCCGTGGGGCCAGGGCCGGGCCGGGCGAGCAGGGCCTGCTGAACGCCTACCGCCAGGTGCAGGAGGTCGACAGTGACAGCGGGTGCGAGGCCGCCCTGGGCACCCACTACCGCGCCTACCTCCTCAAGTGCCATGAGCTACCCTTCTATGG GTGTGCCTTCTTCCATGGTGAGGTTGACAAGCCGGCCCAAGGCTTTTTGCACCGGGGTGGGCGCAAGCCAGTTTCTGTGGCCATCAGTCTGGAAGGCGTGCACGTCATCGACAGCAGAGAGAAG CACGTCCTGCTGGGCCTGCGTTTCCAGGAGCTGTCGTGGGACCACACCTCCCCCGAGGAGGAGGAGCCCATCCTGTGGCTGGAGTTCGACGGGGACAGCGAGGGCACGCCTGTCAACAAGCTCCTCAAGATCTACTCCAAGCAG gctgaaTTGATGAGCAGTCTCATTGAGTACTGCATTGAACTGAGCCAGGCGGCAGAGCCCACGGGCCCCCAGGACAGTGCGACTGGCTCGCCCTCGGACCCCAGCTCCTCGCCAGCTCCTGTTCAGCGCCCCAAGCTGCGGAGGCAGGGCAGTGTGGTGTCCAGCCGGATCCAGCATCTCTCCACTATCGACTACGTGGAGGACG GCAAGGGGATCAGGCGAGTGAAGCCGAAGCGCACCACGTCCTTCTTCAGCCGGCAGCTGTCCTTGGGCCAGGGGAGCTACACCGTGGTGCAGCCCGGCGACAGCCTGGAGCAGGGCTGA
- the FRMD8 gene encoding FERM domain-containing protein 8 isoform X2: MDGTEGSAGQPGPAERSHRSSVSSVGARAADVLVYLADDTVVPLAVENLPSLSAHELHRAVREVLQLPDIALDVFALWLVSPLLDEPFLQFRRNVFFPKRRELQIRDEEVLRLLYEEAKGNVLAARYPCDVEDCEALGALVCRVQLGPYQPGRPAACDLREKLDSFLPAHLCKRGQGLFAALRGRGARAGPGEQGLLNAYRQVQEVDSDSGCEAALGTHYRAYLLKCHELPFYGCAFFHGEVDKPAQGFLHRGGRKPVSVAISLEGVHVIDSREKHVLLGLRFQELSWDHTSPEEEEPILWLEFDGDSEGTPVNKLLKIYSKQAELMSSLIEYCIELSQAAEPTGPQDSATGSPSDPSSSPAPVQRPKLRRQGSVVSSRIQHLSTIDYVEDGKGIRRVKPKRTTSFFSRQLSLGQGSYTVVQPGDSLEQG, from the exons ATGGACGGGACGGAAGGCAGTGCCGGGCAGCCCGGCCCCGCTGAGCGGTCCCACCGAAGCAGCGTGTCCTCcgtgggagcccgag CGGCTGACGTGCTGGTATACCTGGCGGATGACACGGTGGTGCCCCTGGCTGTGGAGAACCTGCCCTCGCTCAGTGCCCATGAGCTGCACCGCGCCGTCCGCGAGGTCCTGCAGCTTCCAGACATTGCCCTGGATGTCTTCGCGCTCTGGCTGGTCTCCCCTCTGCTGG ATGAGCCTTTCCTGCAGTTCCGAAGGAACGTGTTCTTCCCAAAGCGGCGGGAGCTCCAG ATCCGTGACGAGGAGGTCCTGCGGCTGCTCTATGAGGAAGCCAAGGGCAACGTGCTGGCTGCACGGTACCCGTGCGACGTGGAGGACTGCGAGGCTCTGGGCGCCCTGGTGTGCCGCGTGCAGCTCGGGCCCTACCAGCCCGGCCGGCCGGCAGCCTGCGACCTGAG GGAGAAGCTGGACTCCTTCCTCCCTGCTCACCTCTGTAAGCGGGGCCAGGGTCTCTTTGCTGCCCTCCGGGGCCGTGGGGCCAGGGCCGGGCCGGGCGAGCAGGGCCTGCTGAACGCCTACCGCCAGGTGCAGGAGGTCGACAGTGACAGCGGGTGCGAGGCCGCCCTGGGCACCCACTACCGCGCCTACCTCCTCAAGTGCCATGAGCTACCCTTCTATGG GTGTGCCTTCTTCCATGGTGAGGTTGACAAGCCGGCCCAAGGCTTTTTGCACCGGGGTGGGCGCAAGCCAGTTTCTGTGGCCATCAGTCTGGAAGGCGTGCACGTCATCGACAGCAGAGAGAAG CACGTCCTGCTGGGCCTGCGTTTCCAGGAGCTGTCGTGGGACCACACCTCCCCCGAGGAGGAGGAGCCCATCCTGTGGCTGGAGTTCGACGGGGACAGCGAGGGCACGCCTGTCAACAAGCTCCTCAAGATCTACTCCAAGCAG gctgaaTTGATGAGCAGTCTCATTGAGTACTGCATTGAACTGAGCCAGGCGGCAGAGCCCACGGGCCCCCAGGACAGTGCGACTGGCTCGCCCTCGGACCCCAGCTCCTCGCCAGCTCCTGTTCAGCGCCCCAAGCTGCGGAGGCAGGGCAGTGTGGTGTCCAGCCGGATCCAGCATCTCTCCACTATCGACTACGTGGAGGACG GCAAGGGGATCAGGCGAGTGAAGCCGAAGCGCACCACGTCCTTCTTCAGCCGGCAGCTGTCCTTGGGCCAGGGGAGCTACACCGTGGTGCAGCCCGGCGACAGCCTGGAGCAGGGCTGA
- the SLC25A45 gene encoding solute carrier family 25 member 45 isoform X2 has translation MPVEEFVAGWISGALGLVLGHPFDTVKVRLQTQTTYRGIADCIVKIYRHESAYCLAPFDLIKVRLQNQTEPRAQPGSSPPRYQGPVHCAASIFREEGPRGLFRGAWALTLRDTPTVGIYFITYEGLCRQYTPEGQNPSSATVLVAGGFAGIVSWVAATPLDVIKSRMQMDGLRRRVYQGILDCMVSSIRQEGLGVFFRGVTINSARAFPVNAVTFLSYEYLLRWWG, from the exons ATGCCGGTGGAGGAATTTGTGGCTGGCTGGATCTCTG GAGCTCTGGGCTTGGTCCTGGGACACCCGTTTGACACTGTAAAG GTGAGGCTGCAGACCCAGACCACCTACCGGGGCATCGCTGATTGCATCGTCAAGATTTACCGCCATGAGTCC GCCTACTGTCTGGCTCCTTTTGACCTCATCAAAGTCCGGCTACAAAACCAGACAGAGCCAAGGGCCCAGCCAGGGAGCTCCCCACCCCGGTACCAGGGACCCGTGCACTGTGCAGCCTCCATCTTCCGGGAGGAGGGGCCCCGGGGGCTGTTCCGAGGAGCCTGGGCCCTGACACTGAGGGACACCCCCACAGTGGGGATCTACTTCATCACCTATGAAGGGCTCTGTCGCCAGTATACACCAGAAGGCCAGAATCCCA GCTCAGCCACGGTGCTGGTGGCAGGGGGCTTTGCAGGCATTGTTTCCTGGGTGGCAGCCACGCCCTTAGACGTGATCAAGTCCCGGATGCAGATGGATGGACTGAGACGCAGAGTGTACCAGGGGATTCTGGACTGCATGGTGAGCAGCATCCGGCAGGAAGGACTGGGGGTCTTCTTCCGGGGGGTCACCATCAACAGTGCCCGCGCCTTTCCCGTCAATGCTGTCACCTTCCTCAGCTATGAATATCTCCTCCGCTGGTGGGGATGA
- the SLC25A45 gene encoding solute carrier family 25 member 45 isoform X1, with protein sequence MPVEEFVAGWISGALGLVLGHPFDTVKVRLQTQTTYRGIADCIVKIYRHESLLGFFKGMSFPIASIAVVNSVLFGVYSNTLLVLTATSHQERRAQPPSYTHIFLAGCTGGFLQAYCLAPFDLIKVRLQNQTEPRAQPGSSPPRYQGPVHCAASIFREEGPRGLFRGAWALTLRDTPTVGIYFITYEGLCRQYTPEGQNPSSATVLVAGGFAGIVSWVAATPLDVIKSRMQMDGLRRRVYQGILDCMVSSIRQEGLGVFFRGVTINSARAFPVNAVTFLSYEYLLRWWG encoded by the exons ATGCCGGTGGAGGAATTTGTGGCTGGCTGGATCTCTG GAGCTCTGGGCTTGGTCCTGGGACACCCGTTTGACACTGTAAAG GTGAGGCTGCAGACCCAGACCACCTACCGGGGCATCGCTGATTGCATCGTCAAGATTTACCGCCATGAGTCC CTCCTGGGCTTCTTCAAGGGAATGAGCTTCCCCATTGCCAGCATAGCTGTGGTCAACTCTGTCCTGTTTGGGGTCTATAGCAACACCCTGCTGGTGCTCACGGCCACCTCCCACCAGGAGCGGCGGGCCCAGCCGCCCAGCTACACGCACATCTTCCTAGCGGGCTGCACCGGGGGGTTCCTGCAG GCCTACTGTCTGGCTCCTTTTGACCTCATCAAAGTCCGGCTACAAAACCAGACAGAGCCAAGGGCCCAGCCAGGGAGCTCCCCACCCCGGTACCAGGGACCCGTGCACTGTGCAGCCTCCATCTTCCGGGAGGAGGGGCCCCGGGGGCTGTTCCGAGGAGCCTGGGCCCTGACACTGAGGGACACCCCCACAGTGGGGATCTACTTCATCACCTATGAAGGGCTCTGTCGCCAGTATACACCAGAAGGCCAGAATCCCA GCTCAGCCACGGTGCTGGTGGCAGGGGGCTTTGCAGGCATTGTTTCCTGGGTGGCAGCCACGCCCTTAGACGTGATCAAGTCCCGGATGCAGATGGATGGACTGAGACGCAGAGTGTACCAGGGGATTCTGGACTGCATGGTGAGCAGCATCCGGCAGGAAGGACTGGGGGTCTTCTTCCGGGGGGTCACCATCAACAGTGCCCGCGCCTTTCCCGTCAATGCTGTCACCTTCCTCAGCTATGAATATCTCCTCCGCTGGTGGGGATGA